One window of Pectobacterium carotovorum genomic DNA carries:
- a CDS encoding SAM-dependent methyltransferase: MYYGYDKDNVSALDAITEAQRIAFAPMLFQAAINLRNHGILDFLDKRGHQGANLDEIVAITSLNRYAVELLLDVGLSGRIIIQKEENYALAKIGHYLLHDRMTRVNMDFTQDVCYQGMFYLDEALAKNEPSGLKVFGEWPTIYPALSQLPPQAKSSWFAFDHFYSDAAFDAALPHVFQLKPKHLYDVGGNTGKWAMRCYDYDRDVNMTILDLPEQIALSTENIIEAGKSDRIQGCAVDMLSDCPLPSEADIWWMSQFLDCFSEEQIVAILRKIAGVMKTDARVCILEIFWDRQRWEAGAFSLNASSLYFTCLANGTSRFYAARRFLPLLEQAGFIVENQIDNIGVGHTLLICKKR, encoded by the coding sequence GTGTATTACGGATATGACAAAGATAATGTCAGCGCGTTGGATGCTATTACAGAAGCGCAACGAATTGCGTTTGCTCCCATGCTGTTTCAGGCCGCTATCAATCTGCGTAACCACGGTATTTTAGATTTTCTGGATAAGCGCGGTCATCAGGGAGCAAATCTCGATGAGATTGTTGCCATTACCTCATTAAATCGTTATGCCGTTGAACTGCTGCTGGATGTCGGGCTGAGTGGCCGCATTATTATCCAGAAAGAGGAAAATTACGCGCTGGCTAAAATTGGTCATTATCTGCTTCATGACCGCATGACGCGCGTCAACATGGATTTTACTCAGGATGTTTGTTATCAGGGGATGTTTTACCTTGATGAGGCGTTGGCAAAAAATGAACCTTCTGGATTAAAAGTTTTTGGTGAATGGCCAACAATCTATCCAGCGTTAAGCCAACTGCCGCCGCAGGCAAAGTCGAGTTGGTTTGCATTCGATCATTTCTATTCCGATGCCGCGTTTGATGCTGCCTTGCCGCATGTATTTCAGCTAAAGCCAAAACATCTCTACGATGTTGGCGGGAATACCGGTAAATGGGCCATGCGCTGCTACGACTACGATCGTGATGTTAACATGACGATTTTGGATTTGCCGGAGCAAATTGCGCTGTCGACAGAAAATATCATCGAAGCTGGGAAATCTGACCGTATTCAGGGATGTGCTGTCGATATGCTCTCCGATTGTCCGTTGCCGAGTGAAGCGGATATATGGTGGATGAGTCAGTTCCTCGACTGTTTCAGCGAAGAACAAATCGTGGCTATCTTGCGTAAAATCGCCGGCGTGATGAAAACGGATGCAAGAGTCTGTATTTTAGAAATTTTCTGGGATCGTCAGAGGTGGGAAGCTGGTGCTTTTAGTCTTAATGCCTCTTCGCTCTACTTTACCTGTCTCGCTAATGGTACCAGCCGTTTCTATGCGGCAAGACGATTTTTACCTTTATTAGAGCAGGCCGGATTTATCGTTGAAAATCAAATCGATAACATTGGCGTTGGTCACACGCTGCTGATCTGTAAAAAGCGATAA
- a CDS encoding acyl carrier protein — protein sequence MESMFVEIKEMIIDSLNLEDISVDEIETDAPLFGEGLGLDSIDALELGLAVKNRYGVVLSAESEEVRQHFFSVATLAAFINTQRAVSA from the coding sequence ATGGAAAGTATGTTTGTTGAAATTAAAGAGATGATTATCGACTCTCTTAATCTTGAAGATATCAGTGTTGATGAAATAGAAACGGACGCTCCGCTTTTTGGCGAAGGCCTTGGTCTGGATTCTATCGATGCACTTGAGCTGGGATTAGCGGTAAAAAACCGTTATGGCGTCGTGCTTTCTGCGGAAAGTGAAGAGGTACGCCAACACTTCTTTTCCGTTGCAACCCTTGCAGCTTTTATCAACACTCAGCGCGCCGTGAGTGCCTGA
- a CDS encoding acyl-CoA synthetase, producing MNGFTVRTINDWLTGNYSPQRIVASNGASTFTLGSLKAQVVALCQQLSLRHETRWALCFEDSYRFTIGLLATLHAGKTPVIPGHCRQSVLEEQADEFDGVLTDVSLHLDCPVFALTAETESVADAVLPPIPDDACVVLFTSGSTGKPRQIVKPVRCLDEESRWLADRWGAHLQGCDVIASVTHQHLYGLTFRIWLPMALGLRFDSRQLLYTEQLTSQHRQRRYVFISSPAFLRRIDRALSAPECSLIVSAGGTLPWLHAEAAAEWFMQPINEIYGSTETGVLAWRSRETDTVPWQLFPGVSLRRDEQDNWWAQSALIPHALGHKLDDRLAFDDAGHFQLCGRHDRVVKIEDKRISLSEIERRLLDLPDIADAVALQVTRSERSGIGVVLVLNTPDKADDLPNLKRQWRHELQKWLEPLAMPRFWRVVDVIPHNSQSKRAWPQIQELFHVAR from the coding sequence ATGAACGGGTTCACTGTCCGCACCATCAATGACTGGCTGACGGGGAATTATTCCCCTCAGCGCATTGTTGCCAGTAATGGTGCCAGTACGTTCACGCTGGGGTCGTTGAAAGCGCAGGTAGTTGCGCTCTGCCAGCAGCTAAGCCTGCGGCATGAAACGCGTTGGGCGCTGTGTTTTGAAGACAGCTACCGCTTCACTATCGGGCTTCTGGCTACTCTGCATGCGGGAAAAACGCCAGTCATTCCCGGCCACTGCCGCCAATCTGTATTAGAAGAACAGGCGGATGAGTTTGACGGAGTGTTGACGGATGTGTCCCTGCATCTGGATTGCCCTGTGTTTGCCCTGACAGCGGAGACGGAGAGCGTCGCTGATGCCGTGTTGCCCCCCATACCGGATGATGCCTGTGTGGTGTTGTTCACGTCAGGCTCCACCGGGAAGCCGCGTCAGATTGTTAAACCGGTACGCTGCCTGGATGAAGAGTCGCGTTGGTTGGCGGATCGCTGGGGCGCGCATTTGCAAGGCTGTGATGTGATCGCTTCCGTCACCCACCAGCATTTATATGGGCTGACGTTTCGCATCTGGCTGCCTATGGCGCTGGGGCTGCGCTTTGATAGCCGCCAACTGCTTTATACCGAACAGCTTACTTCCCAGCATCGCCAGCGGCGTTACGTGTTTATCAGCAGCCCGGCATTCTTACGCCGCATTGACCGCGCGCTTTCTGCCCCCGAGTGTTCGTTGATTGTCTCTGCTGGGGGAACCTTGCCCTGGCTACATGCCGAAGCGGCAGCCGAGTGGTTTATGCAGCCCATCAATGAGATATACGGCAGTACCGAAACGGGCGTTTTAGCATGGCGCTCGCGTGAGACGGATACCGTGCCGTGGCAGCTCTTCCCCGGCGTGTCGCTGAGGCGTGATGAACAAGATAACTGGTGGGCGCAGTCGGCGCTGATCCCACACGCTCTGGGGCACAAGCTGGATGATCGATTGGCGTTCGATGACGCGGGCCATTTTCAGCTGTGCGGCCGACACGACCGCGTAGTGAAGATCGAAGATAAGCGCATCTCGCTAAGCGAGATAGAACGGCGCTTACTCGATTTGCCCGATATTGCTGATGCGGTTGCGCTTCAGGTGACGCGCTCGGAGCGTAGCGGCATTGGCGTGGTGCTGGTGTTGAATACCCCCGATAAGGCCGATGACTTACCGAATTTGAAACGCCAATGGCGGCATGAATTGCAAAAATGGCTGGAGCCGTTAGCGATGCCGCGTTTCTGGCGCGTTGTCGACGTTATCCCCCACAATAGCCAGAGTAAACGTGCCTGGCCGCAGATACAGGAATTGTTTCATGTTGCCCGTTGA
- a CDS encoding acyl-CoA thioesterase — protein sequence MLNDSRLSHEVELTVSFHDCDPMGVVWHGNYFRFFEVAREALLSKFNYGYREMQASGYVWPVVDTRVKYRAALTYEQRIRIRATIEEVENRLRIAYQIFDVESGQRATTGYTIQVAVQEGCRELSFVSPPILFERLGVTP from the coding sequence GTGCTAAACGATTCCCGCTTAAGCCATGAAGTTGAACTGACGGTATCTTTCCATGACTGCGATCCGATGGGCGTGGTGTGGCACGGTAACTACTTTCGTTTTTTTGAAGTCGCGCGCGAGGCGCTGCTTAGCAAATTTAACTACGGCTATCGCGAAATGCAGGCCTCTGGCTATGTATGGCCGGTGGTCGATACGCGGGTGAAATACCGTGCGGCGCTGACTTACGAGCAGCGCATTCGCATTCGCGCCACTATCGAGGAAGTCGAGAATCGTTTGCGTATCGCCTACCAGATTTTCGATGTTGAAAGCGGCCAACGTGCCACGACCGGCTATACGATTCAGGTCGCGGTACAGGAAGGATGCCGCGAGCTGAGTTTTGTTTCTCCCCCCATTTTGTTTGAGCGCCTTGGAGTGACGCCATGA
- the glmS gene encoding glutamine--fructose-6-phosphate transaminase (isomerizing) → MCGIVGAVAQRDVAEILLEGLRRLEYRGYDSAGLAVVDSEGHVARLRRLGKVQVLSQAAEEHELHGGTGIAHTRWATHGEPSEENAHPHVSEHITIVHNGIIENHEPLRELLIGRGYRFVSETDTEVVAHLVHFEQQQTGGTLVDVVKRVIPQLRGAYGMVVLDNRDPSVLVAARSGSPLVIGRGVGENFIASDQLALLPVTRRFMFLEEGDIAEITRRDVRVFDKSGQLAVREEIESKVNYDAGDKGAYRHYMQKEIYEQPMAIKNTLEGRFSHGEINLSELGPKADELLAKVEHVQIIACGTSYNSGMVSRYWFEALAGIPCDVEIASEFRYRKPAVRKNSLMITLSQSGETADTLAALRLSKELGYLGSLAICNVAGSSLVRESDLALMTKAGVEIGVASTKAFTTQLTVLLMLVARVGRLRGMDAKIEHEIVHGLQALPARIEQMLSQDKLIESLAEGFSDKHHALFLGRGDQYPIAMEGALKLKEISYIHAEAYAAGELKHGPLALIDADMPVVVVAPNNELLEKLKSNIEEVRARGGELYVFADEDAGFTSSENMKIIPLPHIEEVIAPIFYTVPLQLLSYHVALIKGTDVDQPRNLAKSVTVE, encoded by the coding sequence ATGTGTGGAATTGTAGGCGCTGTTGCGCAACGTGATGTTGCTGAAATTTTGTTGGAAGGTTTACGCCGTCTTGAGTACCGCGGCTATGACTCTGCGGGCCTGGCGGTTGTTGACAGCGAAGGACATGTCGCTCGTTTGCGCCGTTTGGGGAAAGTGCAGGTGCTGTCTCAGGCAGCCGAAGAGCATGAACTGCACGGCGGTACGGGTATTGCCCATACTCGCTGGGCAACGCACGGTGAACCTTCTGAAGAGAACGCACACCCGCATGTTTCTGAACATATCACTATCGTCCATAACGGCATTATCGAAAACCATGAACCGCTGCGCGAACTGCTGATTGGTCGCGGCTATCGTTTTGTTTCTGAAACCGATACCGAAGTGGTTGCTCATCTGGTTCATTTTGAACAGCAGCAGACCGGCGGAACGCTGGTTGACGTGGTTAAGCGTGTGATCCCACAGCTGCGCGGTGCGTATGGCATGGTGGTGTTGGATAACCGCGATCCGAGCGTACTGGTTGCCGCGCGTTCTGGTAGCCCGCTGGTGATTGGCCGTGGTGTGGGTGAAAACTTCATTGCCTCCGATCAGTTGGCATTACTGCCTGTGACTCGCCGTTTCATGTTCCTGGAAGAAGGTGACATTGCGGAAATCACCCGTCGTGATGTACGCGTGTTTGATAAATCCGGCCAACTTGCTGTACGCGAAGAAATTGAATCAAAAGTGAATTACGATGCCGGTGACAAAGGCGCGTATCGTCACTACATGCAGAAAGAGATCTACGAACAGCCGATGGCGATCAAGAACACCCTTGAAGGGCGTTTCAGCCACGGCGAGATCAATCTTTCTGAGTTAGGCCCGAAAGCGGATGAGCTGCTGGCGAAGGTTGAACACGTTCAGATTATCGCCTGCGGTACGTCCTACAACTCCGGTATGGTTTCCCGTTACTGGTTTGAAGCGCTGGCGGGGATTCCGTGCGACGTGGAAATTGCTTCCGAATTCCGCTATCGCAAACCTGCTGTGCGTAAGAACAGCCTGATGATTACCCTATCTCAGTCTGGTGAAACGGCAGATACGCTGGCGGCACTGCGTTTGTCCAAAGAGCTGGGCTATCTGGGTTCGTTAGCCATTTGTAACGTTGCGGGTTCCTCGCTGGTGCGTGAATCCGATCTGGCGCTGATGACCAAAGCGGGCGTAGAGATTGGCGTGGCCTCGACCAAAGCCTTCACTACCCAGCTTACCGTTCTGCTGATGCTGGTGGCGCGTGTTGGCCGCCTGCGCGGTATGGATGCGAAAATTGAGCATGAGATCGTTCACGGTTTGCAGGCGCTGCCAGCGCGTATTGAGCAAATGCTATCTCAGGACAAGCTCATCGAATCTTTGGCGGAAGGTTTCTCTGACAAGCACCATGCGCTGTTCCTCGGCCGTGGCGATCAGTATCCGATCGCAATGGAAGGGGCGCTGAAGCTGAAAGAGATTTCTTACATCCACGCGGAAGCCTATGCGGCAGGCGAGCTGAAACACGGCCCTCTGGCGCTGATTGATGCGGATATGCCGGTTGTTGTCGTGGCACCGAACAACGAGCTGTTGGAAAAATTGAAATCCAACATCGAAGAAGTTCGGGCGCGCGGCGGTGAGCTGTATGTCTTCGCTGACGAAGATGCCGGTTTCACCAGCAGCGAAAATATGAAGATTATTCCACTGCCGCATATCGAAGAAGTGATTGCGCCAATCTTCTATACGGTGCCGTTGCAGTTGCTGTCTTATCACGTCGCGCTGATTAAAGGCACCGATGTCGATCAGCCACGTAACCTGGCGAAATCCGTTACGGTAGAATAA
- a CDS encoding 1-acyl-sn-glycerol-3-phosphate acyltransferase translates to MSEPSLVLRPSTRLNRLWRLMMTGMCFAMFGVGGLLLSLVWFNVLLIQRNTVRRRQLARRSISASFRFFLCSARKLGVLDYRIDGIETLQRDSGCLVVANHPTLIDYVLLASVMPDADCLVKADLQKNPFFRGVIRAADYLLNSQSDALLPDCQRRLDNGDAIIIFPEGTRTRYGEPLVLQRGAANIAVRCGCDLRVVHIRCSQKTLGKQSRWYHIPPEKPCFTVSVRERINNDTFMAPEEARSLAARRLNRLLQQSLTPES, encoded by the coding sequence ATGTCTGAGCCATCGCTGGTGCTTCGCCCTTCGACTCGTCTGAATCGTTTGTGGCGATTAATGATGACCGGCATGTGTTTTGCCATGTTTGGCGTTGGCGGCTTACTGCTTTCTCTGGTGTGGTTCAATGTATTGCTGATTCAGCGTAATACCGTTCGCCGCCGCCAGTTGGCTCGCCGCAGCATTTCCGCCAGCTTCCGATTTTTTTTATGCAGTGCCCGCAAATTAGGGGTACTGGATTACCGCATTGACGGCATAGAAACCTTACAGCGCGATAGCGGCTGTTTGGTTGTCGCCAATCATCCGACGTTAATTGACTATGTTTTGCTGGCCTCCGTCATGCCCGATGCTGACTGTCTGGTTAAGGCTGATTTACAGAAAAACCCGTTTTTCCGCGGCGTCATTCGTGCGGCGGATTACCTGCTTAACAGCCAGTCTGATGCGCTATTGCCGGACTGTCAGCGACGGCTTGATAACGGCGATGCGATCATTATTTTTCCTGAAGGCACACGTACGCGTTATGGCGAACCCCTTGTTCTGCAACGCGGTGCCGCAAATATTGCGGTGCGTTGCGGCTGTGATTTGAGGGTCGTGCATATTCGCTGTAGCCAAAAAACATTGGGAAAACAAAGTCGCTGGTATCACATTCCGCCTGAAAAACCGTGTTTCACGGTGAGCGTACGTGAACGCATCAATAACGACACTTTTATGGCGCCTGAAGAGGCGCGATCCTTGGCGGCTCGCCGTTTGAATCGCCTTTTGCAGCAATCTTTAACACCAGAAAGCTGA
- a CDS encoding glycosyltransferase family 2 protein — MSVNGAFSPCVVIPCYNHGAMMASVLARLAPLALPVFIVDDGSDAATQHVLTQLAAENDGVTLIRLAHNSGKGAAVIRGIDAAAQAGFSHALQVDADGQHQIEDAPLLLDEAKTHPHCLISGRPRYDASVPKSRLYGRYVTHVWVWIETLSLSIKDSMCGFRVYPVAATVSLLSRKSLGHRMDFDTEIMVRLYWAGTPSRFIETAVTYPENGLSHFDALHDNLRISWMHTRLFFGMLPRIPVLLMRQRQQHWAGVSERKGLLGMRFMLAVYQRLGRGVFTLFLWPVIAFYWLTGRTARQASQSWLRRIGGYARQHEIPLPKPLNSYHHFLRFGQSMLDKIASWRGDLHWGRDIDFAPGARETIEHSRQKGQLILASHLGDIEVCRALAQQVSGLVINALVFTENSQRFKQVLEEIAPQAGVNLIPVSDIGPDTAIMLQEKLDAGEWVAIVGDRTAVNRQRGGVRRVVWSPFLGKDAPFPQGPFVLAAALRCPVLLMFVIREQKKLRVYCEPFADSIALPRPTRQQALQQVVDRYAERLAHYALKSPLDWFNFFDFWSLPDDDGRAAGKKE; from the coding sequence ATGTCAGTAAATGGCGCATTCTCGCCCTGCGTGGTGATCCCTTGTTATAACCACGGCGCCATGATGGCGTCGGTGCTGGCGCGCCTGGCACCGCTAGCGCTGCCCGTTTTCATTGTTGATGATGGAAGCGATGCGGCAACGCAACACGTTCTCACCCAACTGGCAGCAGAAAATGACGGCGTGACGTTGATTCGTTTGGCGCATAACAGCGGGAAAGGTGCGGCAGTGATTCGTGGTATTGACGCTGCGGCGCAGGCCGGATTTAGTCATGCCTTACAGGTTGATGCCGACGGGCAGCATCAGATTGAAGATGCGCCGCTTCTGCTGGATGAGGCGAAAACGCACCCGCATTGCCTGATTTCCGGGCGACCGCGTTACGATGCCTCTGTGCCGAAATCACGCCTTTACGGGCGCTATGTCACCCACGTCTGGGTTTGGATTGAAACGCTATCCCTCTCCATCAAGGACAGTATGTGCGGTTTCCGTGTCTACCCAGTTGCGGCCACGGTATCTCTTCTCTCCCGAAAGTCTCTCGGTCACCGTATGGATTTCGATACGGAAATTATGGTGCGTCTGTATTGGGCGGGAACGCCTAGCCGCTTTATTGAAACGGCGGTGACGTATCCAGAAAACGGCCTGTCTCATTTCGATGCGCTGCACGATAACCTGCGGATTTCCTGGATGCATACCCGTCTGTTTTTCGGCATGCTTCCGCGCATTCCCGTGCTGCTAATGCGGCAGCGTCAGCAACACTGGGCTGGCGTGTCGGAGCGCAAAGGCCTGCTCGGTATGCGGTTCATGCTGGCGGTATATCAACGGTTAGGACGCGGGGTGTTTACGCTGTTTCTCTGGCCTGTTATTGCGTTTTACTGGCTGACGGGCCGTACCGCGCGTCAGGCGTCTCAGTCATGGCTGCGGCGAATCGGAGGGTATGCGCGTCAGCACGAGATCCCGCTGCCTAAACCGCTCAACAGCTATCACCATTTCCTCCGTTTTGGTCAGTCAATGCTGGATAAAATCGCCAGCTGGCGCGGCGATCTACACTGGGGCCGCGATATTGATTTTGCCCCCGGCGCGCGGGAAACCATTGAGCACAGCAGACAAAAAGGGCAACTGATTCTGGCCTCACACCTTGGCGATATCGAGGTGTGCCGGGCGCTGGCGCAGCAGGTGAGCGGGCTGGTGATTAACGCGCTGGTGTTTACTGAAAACTCCCAGCGTTTCAAGCAGGTGCTGGAAGAGATTGCCCCGCAGGCCGGTGTGAACCTTATCCCTGTCAGCGACATCGGGCCGGATACCGCAATCATGCTACAAGAAAAGCTGGATGCCGGTGAATGGGTGGCGATTGTCGGCGATCGCACGGCGGTCAATCGTCAGCGCGGCGGTGTGCGACGCGTGGTGTGGAGCCCGTTTTTGGGAAAAGACGCGCCTTTTCCTCAAGGGCCTTTTGTTCTGGCTGCGGCACTGCGTTGCCCCGTATTGCTGATGTTTGTCATTCGCGAGCAGAAAAAGCTGCGCGTCTACTGCGAGCCGTTTGCCGATAGCATTGCGTTACCGCGTCCAACCCGACAGCAGGCCTTACAGCAGGTCGTCGATCGCTATGCCGAACGGCTGGCGCACTATGCGCTGAAATCCCCGCTCGACTGGTTTAATTTTTTTGATTTCTGGAGCTTGCCTGATGATGACGGCCGAGCCGCTGGGAAAAAGGAGTAA
- a CDS encoding hydroxymyristoyl-ACP dehydratase — protein MLPVELVRHDVKKTDETSQVELMLQADPELFWFKGHFTGQPLLPGVAQLDWVMHYATTVLAQGWTFLSIENIKFQQPILPGKTLRLVLTWHTGKQQLTFSYTILEGETERTASSGKIKLTPMMEDRPCQ, from the coding sequence ATGTTGCCCGTTGAGCTTGTCCGGCACGATGTAAAAAAGACGGATGAAACGTCTCAGGTTGAATTGATGCTACAGGCTGACCCTGAACTGTTCTGGTTCAAGGGGCACTTTACGGGGCAGCCGCTACTGCCCGGTGTGGCACAGTTGGATTGGGTCATGCATTACGCAACGACGGTGCTGGCACAAGGGTGGACGTTCTTGTCCATTGAGAACATTAAATTCCAGCAGCCGATTTTGCCCGGTAAAACGCTGCGTCTGGTGCTGACATGGCACACCGGAAAACAGCAACTGACCTTTAGCTACACCATTCTGGAGGGCGAGACTGAGCGCACGGCCAGCAGCGGGAAAATAAAGCTCACACCGATGATGGAAGATCGCCCATGTCAGTAA
- a CDS encoding acyl carrier protein, producing the protein MDKNEIYQEITGLLVKLFELDADDIKPESRLYEDLELDSIDAVDMVVHLQKRIGRKISPEIFKSVRTVQDVVDAVENLLREG; encoded by the coding sequence ATGGATAAAAACGAAATTTATCAGGAAATTACAGGCTTACTGGTCAAGCTGTTTGAACTGGATGCTGATGATATCAAACCTGAATCCCGCCTCTATGAAGATCTTGAGTTAGATAGCATCGATGCGGTGGATATGGTGGTTCACCTGCAAAAACGCATCGGGCGCAAAATATCGCCGGAAATTTTTAAATCTGTGCGCACGGTACAGGATGTGGTCGATGCGGTAGAAAACCTGCTCCGTGAAGGTTAA
- a CDS encoding beta-ketoacyl synthase chain length factor, protein MRLAFSIIDWQASAPGLSSADDWLNWSRASVAINAEQPLDKCRHLPMMMARRLNQGSRLAVDSGLALLSRQSVDAIVFTSRHGELERNLSILKALSENENISPTDFAMSVHNAAVGSLTITAKAPLVSTSIAAGMDSFQQGLIEVKALQTAGYRNILLVDFDGVIPDFYHPHVPADMPRYPYAVALLLGDGDDMVCESQPQVESHCEGSPQSLLFLQAFLARRPRFSLPGERVGWAWGRKDV, encoded by the coding sequence ATGAGATTAGCATTTTCAATCATTGATTGGCAGGCCAGCGCGCCGGGCCTCAGCAGCGCGGACGATTGGCTGAATTGGTCGCGGGCGTCCGTTGCTATCAATGCCGAGCAACCTTTGGATAAATGTCGACATTTACCCATGATGATGGCTCGTCGCCTCAATCAAGGGAGCCGTTTGGCGGTCGATAGCGGGTTAGCGTTGCTGAGTCGCCAGTCGGTGGATGCCATTGTCTTCACCTCACGCCACGGCGAGCTGGAACGCAATCTGAGTATCCTGAAAGCGCTGTCAGAAAATGAGAATATTTCTCCTACTGATTTTGCTATGTCAGTACACAATGCGGCAGTCGGAAGCCTGACGATTACGGCAAAAGCCCCATTGGTTTCTACGTCGATTGCCGCAGGAATGGACTCTTTCCAGCAAGGCCTTATCGAAGTGAAGGCATTACAGACCGCGGGATACCGCAATATTCTATTGGTTGATTTCGATGGCGTGATCCCTGACTTCTACCACCCACATGTTCCGGCAGACATGCCCCGTTATCCCTATGCCGTCGCTCTATTGCTAGGGGATGGTGATGACATGGTGTGTGAATCGCAACCTCAGGTGGAATCTCACTGCGAAGGTTCACCACAAAGTCTGTTGTTCTTACAGGCTTTTCTTGCCAGAAGACCGCGTTTTTCCTTACCGGGCGAACGCGTTGGCTGGGCGTGGGGGAGAAAAGATGTCTGA